AAGGCTTCGAGCTGCGGGAAGACCGACTCGACAGACATCGCGGGGTTACCTTCGTGAGCTGAGCTGGACTGACAGGAGTGACCATCAAGCCTAACCCGCTCGGAGCACTCCCCCGCCCGCGAAAAAACGGCCCGGAAACCCCGTCTCGCGCCGCTAGACCTCCATCGACGCGCCGATCCTCTCCCACGCCTGCGGCAGCGCGCCCTCCGCCAGCTCCGCCCGCCGCTCCTCGTGCCCGTACAGCAGCCCGTACGTGAACGCGCTCTCCCCGGCCGCGTGCGCCACGGCGGACAGCTCGCGCAGGGTCTCGCGGGCCATGACGCTGTCCTGGTGCTCGCCCAGCAGGCTCTGCAGCGACTTCATGGACTTGGCGAGGGCCTTGGCCGGGTCGCCGAGCGCGGGGGTGGCCGCCTCGGCCGCGTACCGGGTGCGCTTGGTCTTCTTGCGGGCGTCGTGCAGCGCGAGGTCGCGCTCGGGCCCGGGCGGCTGCGCCAGGGCCTCCTCGACCAGCGCGGACACCTTGCCGAAGTCCTTGCGCACGGCCTTGGCGAGCACCTTGGCTGGCGTCCCGGCGGCCGCCTTCAGCAGCGGCGGTTCGGCGGCCAGGGCGTCCAGGGCGTCGAGCAGGGCCAGATGGCGCTCGGAGTCCAGTACGCCGAGCAGCCGCCGGCGCGATCCCCGGTACTGGGCCTTCGTCCAGGTCCCCAGCCGTTCGCGGACCGGGCCGGATACCAGCCTGCCGGGCAGCTCGTCGAGACCCGCCGTCAGGCGTTCGCTGAGCACCTCCTGGTCGCGGCCCACGCCCAGCTCGCTGGCGAGCCACTTCAGCTCGACGCCGATCGGGTCGGTGACGGTTCGGTCGAGGACCTTGCCGAAGGAACGGAAGGTGCTGCGCAGCCGCCGGGTGGCGACGCGCAGGTCGTGCACGGACTCCTCGGCGTCCTGCCGGACGGCCGGGTCGAGGTCGACGATCGCGTCCCGCTGGGCGCGGACATACGCCAGCACGTGGTCGCCTGCGGTGACGGGCTCGGCGGGACCCCGGTCCTTGGGCCGCGGACGTCCGCCCTTGGTCTCCGCCAGCGCCCGCGCCAGCTTCGACGCCGACTTCGCCGGCTGTACGCCCGCCTTGCGCAACCGCTTCTCCACCGTGTCGAGGAAGGCCGGGTCACCGCCGTCGGCCAGCTCCACCTCGATCTCGGTCCACTGCGCGGTCCCCTCCCCGCCGAACAGCCGCTGCGCCCGTACGGTGTCCACGCTGGCCTCGGCGAGGGGGCGGCCGTCGGCGTCGAGCAGGTCGCGGACGTCCCGGGCGGAGCGCAGCCGGACCACGGCCACCAGCCGGCCCTCACGGACCCGGGAGCGGACCAGCCCGGCGAGCTCCTCGGGGACGGTGTCGGAGAGCGGGGCCCGGATCTCGTCCCGGACGCCCGGGCCGACCGGGAGTTTCAGATGCCAGCCGGCGTCGGAGCCGCCGGTGCGGCGACGCAGGGTGATCGAGGCCGCGGCCAGCCGCAGATCGGACGTGTCGTAGTAGACCGCGTCCAGTTCCACGGCCCCCTTGTCCAGGACGGACGCGACCCCGGCGACGCCGGTCAGGTCGGGCAGCCCACTGTCGTCGGATTCGTACTTGCGCTCGATCTCGCGTTTCGTCTCCGCCATGAAATGAATCTAGTCGCACTCGGGGCGCGATGGCAGAGGCAGCCACACCTCAGCCCGTCCGGGCTTTGAGGACGAGGCCCGTCCAGGGCCGAATCGGGGGTCTGGGGGTGGCAGCCCCGCGGCCTGCCACCCCCGCCGACGGTCGCCGCTGAACGGCGCAACCGCCGGAGGCCTACGCCGACATGGGCCGCTGCACCCGAATGGACTGCAACAGCCCCACCGCCACCCACACCGCGAACATCGACGTGCCTCCGTACGACACGAACGGCAGGGGGAGACCGGTCACCGGCATGATGCCGAGCGTCATGCCGATGTTCTCGAACGACTGGAAGGCGAACCACGCCACGATCCCCGCGGCCACGATCGTGCCGTACAGCTCGGTCGTCTCGCGGGCGATGCGGCAGGCGCGCCACAGGACCACGCCGAGCAGCAGGACGATGAGGCCCGCGCCGACGAAGCCCAGTTCCTCGCCCGCCACCGTGAAGACGAAGTCGGTCTGCTGCTCCGGGACGAACTGGCCCGTCGTCTGCGAGCCGTGGAACAGGCCCGCCCCCGTGAGGCCGCCGGAGCCGATCGCGATCCGGGCCTGGTTGGTGTTGTAGCCGACGCCGGCCGGGTCGAGGCTGGGGTTGGCGAAGGCCGCGAAGCGGGCGATCTGGTACTCGTCGAGGATGTGCAGCTGCCAGACGGCGACCGCGCCGGCCGCGCCCGCGCCGAGCAGGCCGAAGACCCAGCGGTTGGAGGCCCCGGAGGCCAGCAGCACGCCCAGCACGATCATCACCATGACCATGACCGACCCGAGGTCGGGCATGAGCATCACGATCAGCATGGGGACCGCGGCGAGACCGAGGGCCTGGATCACCGTGCGGTGGTCGGGGTAGAGCTTGTCGCCCGCGTCGACCCGGGCGGCGAGCAGCATCGCCATGCCCAGGATGATCGTGATCTTCACGAACTCCGAGGGCTGGAGCGAGAAGCCGCCGCCGAGCACGATCCAGGAGTGCGCGCCGTTGACCGTCGAGCCCAGCGGGGTCAGCACGGCCAGGATGCCCAGCAGCGAGAGGCCGTAGAGGACCGGCACCGCGTTGCGCAGAGTGCGGTGGCCGAGCCAGACCGTGCCCATCATCAGGCAGAGCCCGATGCCGGTGTTCATGAGGTGCCGGAGCAGGAAGTAGTACTGGTCGCCCTGGTTGATCTCGGTGCGGTTGCGGGTCGCCGAGAAGACCAGGACCGAGCCGATCAGGGACAGGGCGATCGCGGAGAGCAGTATCGGCCAGTCCAGTCGGCGGGCCAGCGAGTCCCGGGCGAACACCCGGGTCCAGCCGGCCCGTGCGGGCCCGTATCCGGAGACGGAGAAGCCGTTGGCCCCGGTCATGTGAGCGTCCTTCGGCTCGCGGTCCTACGGCGTCCGGTCCCATGGCTTCCGGTTCCCCGGCCTCCGGGACCGCGCCGTCGTCTGCGGGTGTCGCGGTTGGTCGCCGTGTTCTGCTGGACGGTGCCCGCCGGCTGCGACTCGTCCGGCTCGGGCGCGGACTGCTGGCTGAGGCGCTGGTCCTTGGCCGGGTCCTTGGCGATCTTCGGGTACTTGATCGTGCCGTCCGTCTGGATCTTCGGCAGGGTCTTCTGCGGGGTCGGCAGCAGGGCGTTCTTCTTGTCGACCTTGCCGTCCTCGGAGACGCCGTAGAGGGCGTTGTAGATGTGGCGCACGGCCTCACCGGACGCGCCCGAGCCGGTACCGGCCTGGGCGATGGTCATGATGACCGTGTAGTCCTTGCTGTATGTGGCGAGCCAAGACGTCGTCTGCTTGCCGTAGACCTCGGCGGTGCCGGTCTTGGCGTGCAGCGGGATCTCGTCCTGCGGCCAGCCGCCGAACTTCCAGGCGGCGGTACCGCGGGTGATCACGCCCTCCAGGGCGGCGTCCATGCCCTTGATCGTCGCCTTGTCGACCGGCAGCTTGCCCTGGGCCTTGGGCTTGATCTCCTGGACGGTCCTGCCGTCCGCGCTGACGATCGCCTTGCCGATGGTCGGCGTGTACATGGTGCCGCCGTTGGCGAGCGCTCCGTAGATCACGGCCTCCTGGATCGGCGTGACGAGGGTGTCGCCCTGGCCGATGGAGTAGTTGATCGAGTCGCCCTCGCGCATCTTGTTGCCCTCGAGGCAGTTCTCGTACGCGATCTTCTCGACGTAACTGCCGTCCTTCTTACCGGACTTGCACCAGGCGCTCTTGTTGGCCTTCCAGTAGGACTCCTTCCACTGGCGGTCCGGGACGCGGCCGGTGACCTCGTTGGGCAGGTCGATGCCGGTCTCCCGGCCGAGGCCGAACTGGTGGGCGGTCTTGTAGAAGTAGTCCTTGGGCTCACCCTTGTCCGGGTTGATGCCGCCGTCCTTCTTCCACTCCCGGTCCGCGAGGCCGTAGAAGACGGTGTCGCAGGAGACCTCCAGGGCGCGGCCGAGGGAGATGGGGCCGAAGCTCTCCCCCTCGAAGTTCTTGAAGACCTGGCCGCCGACCGAGTAGGAGCTGGTGCACGGGTAGCCGCCGTCCCACTCGTAGCCCGCCTCGACCGCGGCGGCCGTGGAGACCACCTTGAACGTCGAACCGGGCGCGGACTGACCCTGTATGGCCCTGTTGAGCAGCGGGTAGTCCGAGTTCTTCCCGGTGAGCTTCTTGTAGTCCTTGGCGGAGATGCCGCCGACCCAGACGTTGGGGTCGTAGGTCGGGGCGGAGGCCATCGCGACGATCCGGCCGGTCTTGGCCTCCATCACCACGACCGCGCCGGAGTCCGCCTTGTAGTTCTCGCCGGTGATCTTGTCGAACTGCTGGCGGGCGACCTTCATCGCGTCGTTCAGCTCGTACTCCGCGACGCGCTGCACTCGGGCGTCGATGCTGGTGACGAGGTTGGAGCCGGGCTGGGCCGCGTCCGCCTCGGCCTGGCCGATGACCCGGCCGAGGTTGTCGACCTCGTAGCGGGTGACGCCGGCCTTGCCGCGCAGCACCTTGTCGTACTGACGCTCCAGGCCGCTGCGGCCGACCTGGTCGGAGCGCAGATAGGGCGAGTCGGTGTCCTGGGCCTGGGTGATCTCGTCGTCGGTGACCGGCGAGAGATAGCCGAGGACCTGTGCGGTGTTGGCGTTGCCCGGGGCGGCGTAGCGGCGCACGGCCTCCGGCTCGGCGGTGATGCCGGGGAAGTCCTCGGCGCGCTCGCGGATCTGCAGGGCCTGCTTGGCGGTGGCCTCGTCGGTGATGGGGATCGGCTGGTACGGCGAGCCGTTCCAGCACGGCTGCGGGGTCTGCGCGTCGCACAGACGGACCTTCTGCATGATCTCCTCGGGCTTCATGCCGAGGACGCCCGCGAGCTTGGTCAGGACGGCCTTGCCGTCGTCCCGCTGCTTCAGCAGGTCGGTGCGGGAGGCGGAGACCACCAGCCGCGTCTCGTTGTCCGCGAGGGGCACGCCCCGCGCGTCCAGGATCGAACCGCGCACGGCTGGCTCGACGACCTGCTGGACGTGGTTGCCCGACGCCTCCTTGGCGTAGGCCGCGCCCTCCCGGATCTGCAGGTACCACAGGCGGCCGCCGAGGGTGCCGAGTAGGGAGAGGACGAGGATCTGGATCACGACGAGACGGATCTGGACCCGTGGGGTCCGACCGGTCTCGGGAATGTTGGTCACTGCGGCTGACTCCCCCTCTCAGTGCGCGGACGTGTGTGACAGGTGTGCAGACGTCTGTGCGCGTACGAATGATGAACGACCGGCCTGTGAGGCCACGTTCCGCCGGAACTTCCCCGTTCGGGTGAACCCTCGAGCGAATCCTCGAGCGAACTCGGGTGCGCTCACAGCCGCTTGACCCCCTTGATGCGGCCGGCGCGGGCCGTGCGCGCCCGGGCGGCCTTCAGCTTCAGACCGCCCCGCTGACCGCCGATCCGCAGCCCCGTCCCCGAGGACAGCCAGCCGGAGGAGAGGTCCGACGCCTTGCCGGCCGAGTTGGTCTCGGCGAGCGGGTCGTTGTCCGCACGCCGGGCCAGGAACATCACGCCGGGGACGACGAACGGGGCGAGCAGCAGGTCGTACAGGGCCGCCGAGAACAGCAGCCCGGGGAGGCCGACATGGCGGGCGGCGGTGTCGCCGACGAGGGCCCCCACACCGGCGTACAGCAGGGTGGAGCCGACCGCGGCGGCGACCACCACGACCATCGGGCCGGTGGCCGACTTGATCTGCCCGCTCTCCGGTTTGACGAGGCCGGCGAGGTAGCCGATGACGCACAGCACGAGGGCGTAGCGCCCGGCCGCGTGGTCGGCGGGCGGGGCGAGGTCGGCGAGGAGACCGGCGCCGAAGCCGATGAGCGCGCCGCCGACATGGCCGTAGACCATGGCGAGGCCGAGGACGGTGAGCAGGAGGAGGTCGGGGACGGCTCCCGGGAGGTGGAGGCGGGCGAAGACGCTCACCTGGATCACCAGGGCGACGACGACCAGCGGGACGGAGAGCAGGATCCGGTTGACGCGCATGGGGGTTGTCAGCTCCTACTGCTGCTGGCCGTCGACGGGTGCGTTCGCGGTCGGGGTCACCGTGACGGTGACCGTCGGGGTGGGCACCGGCTTGGGCTTGGAGGGGAGCACGGTGTCGCGCGGGTCCTTCTTCGGTGCCTCGACGACGACGCCGACGATGTCGAGCTTGGTGAAGCTGACGTACGGCGTGACGTAGAGGGTGCGGGTGAGGTCGCCGCCGGAGGGGTCGACGCGGGAGACCACGCCGACCGGCACGCCCGGCACGAAGGGCTTGTCGGCCTGCGAGCCGAAGGTGACCAGCCGGTCGCCCTTCTTCACGTCGGCCTTGCCGTTGAGCAGCTCGACGCGCAGCGGGCGGTCGCCCTGCCCGGACGCGAAGCCCAGCTCGTCGGAGGCCTCCATACGGGTGCCGACGGTGAAGTCGGGGTCGTTGGCGAGCAGGACGGTGGAGGTGCTCGGGCCGACGGTGGTGACCCGGCCGACCAGGCCGTCCCCGTTGAGGACCGTCATGTCGCGCTTGACGCCGTCGTTCGCCCCGATGTCGAGGGTGACGGTCCAGGAGAAGCCCTGGGCCGCTCCTATCGCGATGACCTCCGCGCCCTTGATGCCGTACTGGCCCTGGCCGGCGATCTTCAGCATCTTGTCGAGCTGCGCGAGACGGCTGCGGTTGCGGTCGTCGCTGCCGAGCTTCGCCTTGAGGGCCGCGTTGTCCTTCTCCAGCGCGGCGAGCCGGTCGTGGCGCTCACCGGAGTCGCGGACTGCGGAGACGGCGTTGCCGACGGGATCGACCGCCGACGACACCCCGTTCTCGATCGGACCGAAGACCGCGGCCGCGGCCTGCCGGGCTCCGTCGACCGGAGAGTCCTCCCCGCCGCGGATGTCCACCGTGATCAGCGCGAACGCGACGGCGATCAGCAGCACCAGGAGCAGCCGGCTCTCTCGTGTGTCCCTCACGTGCGGCGGCCGTGCCCTTCCTCATAGGAATTCGGGTAGCCCCTGGCCAAATTGACCAAGGGCGTTTTTCGGAGCTTATGCCTCAATATCAACGATCCGCCGCACGAGAGGAGGTCATCTCGTACGGCGGAATCGAAGCGTTACGTCATCTGCGGGGCGCGGCGTCCAGGACCTGCTGGAGCGCCTCGAACTCCTCGACGCACTTGCCGGAGCCGAGCGCCACGCTGTCCAGCGGGTCCTCGGCGATGTGGATGGGCATGCCGGTCTCCCGGCGCAGCCGCTCGTCCAGGCCGCGCAGCAGTGCTCCGCCGCCGGTCAGAACGATTCCGCGGTCCATGATGTCGCCGGACAGCTCCGGCGGGCACTTGTCGAGCGTGGTCTTCACCGCGTCGACGATCGCGTTGACCGGTTCCTCGATCGCCTTGCGCACTTCGGCGGCCGAGATGACCACGGTCTTGGGCAGTCCGGAGACCAGGTCCCGACCGCGGATTTCGGTGTGCTGGTCGTCGTCGAGGTCGTAAGCGGAACCGATCGTGATCTTGATCTGCTCAGCCGTGCGCTCACCGAGGAGGAGCGAGTACTCCTTCTTGATGTGCTGGATGATCGAACTGTCCAGTTCGTCGCCCGCGACGCGGATGGACTGGGCGGTGACGATGCCGCCGAGCGAGATGACCGCTACCTCCGTCGTGCCGCCGCCGATGTCCACCACCATGTTGCCCGTGGCCTCGTGGACCGGCAGGCCGGAGCCGATGGCCGCGGCCATGGGCTCCTCGATGATGTGCACCTGACGAGCGCCGGCCTGGGTCGACGCCTCGATGACGGCGCGGCGCTCGACGCCCGTGATGCCCGAGGGCACGCAGACGACGACCCGCGGCCTGGCCAGATACCGCCGCTTGTGGATCTTCAGGATGAAGTAGCGGAGCATCCGCTCGGTGATCTCGAAGTCGGCGATGACACCGTCCTTCAGCGGACGCACGGCGACGATGTTGCCCGGCGTCCGCCCGATCATCTTCTTGGCTTCGGAGCCGACCGCGAGGATGCCACCGGTGTTGGTGTTGATCGCGACGACGGACGGCTCGTTGAGTACGATCCCGCGACCCCTGACGTACACCAGCGTGTTGGCGGTCCCGAGGTCGACAGCCATGTCACGGCCGATGAACGACATTGAGTTCCCCATCAGGATTCGACTGGCCTTCCATGAGCTTTTGAGGGCTTTTCAGGAACGGCGAGGTGGGTGCTGTGACGTGAAGGCTTCCATCGTAAACGCGCCTGCACGAACACTGCGGAGCG
This window of the Streptomyces sp. NBC_01275 genome carries:
- the mrdA gene encoding penicillin-binding protein 2 encodes the protein MTNIPETGRTPRVQIRLVVIQILVLSLLGTLGGRLWYLQIREGAAYAKEASGNHVQQVVEPAVRGSILDARGVPLADNETRLVVSASRTDLLKQRDDGKAVLTKLAGVLGMKPEEIMQKVRLCDAQTPQPCWNGSPYQPIPITDEATAKQALQIRERAEDFPGITAEPEAVRRYAAPGNANTAQVLGYLSPVTDDEITQAQDTDSPYLRSDQVGRSGLERQYDKVLRGKAGVTRYEVDNLGRVIGQAEADAAQPGSNLVTSIDARVQRVAEYELNDAMKVARQQFDKITGENYKADSGAVVVMEAKTGRIVAMASAPTYDPNVWVGGISAKDYKKLTGKNSDYPLLNRAIQGQSAPGSTFKVVSTAAAVEAGYEWDGGYPCTSSYSVGGQVFKNFEGESFGPISLGRALEVSCDTVFYGLADREWKKDGGINPDKGEPKDYFYKTAHQFGLGRETGIDLPNEVTGRVPDRQWKESYWKANKSAWCKSGKKDGSYVEKIAYENCLEGNKMREGDSINYSIGQGDTLVTPIQEAVIYGALANGGTMYTPTIGKAIVSADGRTVQEIKPKAQGKLPVDKATIKGMDAALEGVITRGTAAWKFGGWPQDEIPLHAKTGTAEVYGKQTTSWLATYSKDYTVIMTIAQAGTGSGASGEAVRHIYNALYGVSEDGKVDKKNALLPTPQKTLPKIQTDGTIKYPKIAKDPAKDQRLSQQSAPEPDESQPAGTVQQNTATNRDTRRRRRGPGGRGTGSHGTGRRRTASRRTLT
- the mreC gene encoding rod shape-determining protein MreC produces the protein MRDTRESRLLLVLLIAVAFALITVDIRGGEDSPVDGARQAAAAVFGPIENGVSSAVDPVGNAVSAVRDSGERHDRLAALEKDNAALKAKLGSDDRNRSRLAQLDKMLKIAGQGQYGIKGAEVIAIGAAQGFSWTVTLDIGANDGVKRDMTVLNGDGLVGRVTTVGPSTSTVLLANDPDFTVGTRMEASDELGFASGQGDRPLRVELLNGKADVKKGDRLVTFGSQADKPFVPGVPVGVVSRVDPSGGDLTRTLYVTPYVSFTKLDIVGVVVEAPKKDPRDTVLPSKPKPVPTPTVTVTVTPTANAPVDGQQQ
- the mreD gene encoding rod shape-determining protein MreD — its product is MRVNRILLSVPLVVVALVIQVSVFARLHLPGAVPDLLLLTVLGLAMVYGHVGGALIGFGAGLLADLAPPADHAAGRYALVLCVIGYLAGLVKPESGQIKSATGPMVVVVAAAVGSTLLYAGVGALVGDTAARHVGLPGLLFSAALYDLLLAPFVVPGVMFLARRADNDPLAETNSAGKASDLSSGWLSSGTGLRIGGQRGGLKLKAARARTARAGRIKGVKRL
- the rodA gene encoding rod shape-determining protein RodA, with product MTGANGFSVSGYGPARAGWTRVFARDSLARRLDWPILLSAIALSLIGSVLVFSATRNRTEINQGDQYYFLLRHLMNTGIGLCLMMGTVWLGHRTLRNAVPVLYGLSLLGILAVLTPLGSTVNGAHSWIVLGGGFSLQPSEFVKITIILGMAMLLAARVDAGDKLYPDHRTVIQALGLAAVPMLIVMLMPDLGSVMVMVMIVLGVLLASGASNRWVFGLLGAGAAGAVAVWQLHILDEYQIARFAAFANPSLDPAGVGYNTNQARIAIGSGGLTGAGLFHGSQTTGQFVPEQQTDFVFTVAGEELGFVGAGLIVLLLGVVLWRACRIARETTELYGTIVAAGIVAWFAFQSFENIGMTLGIMPVTGLPLPFVSYGGTSMFAVWVAVGLLQSIRVQRPMSA
- a CDS encoding rod shape-determining protein, which encodes MSFIGRDMAVDLGTANTLVYVRGRGIVLNEPSVVAINTNTGGILAVGSEAKKMIGRTPGNIVAVRPLKDGVIADFEITERMLRYFILKIHKRRYLARPRVVVCVPSGITGVERRAVIEASTQAGARQVHIIEEPMAAAIGSGLPVHEATGNMVVDIGGGTTEVAVISLGGIVTAQSIRVAGDELDSSIIQHIKKEYSLLLGERTAEQIKITIGSAYDLDDDQHTEIRGRDLVSGLPKTVVISAAEVRKAIEEPVNAIVDAVKTTLDKCPPELSGDIMDRGIVLTGGGALLRGLDERLRRETGMPIHIAEDPLDSVALGSGKCVEEFEALQQVLDAAPRR
- a CDS encoding CYTH and CHAD domain-containing protein, which gives rise to MAETKREIERKYESDDSGLPDLTGVAGVASVLDKGAVELDAVYYDTSDLRLAAASITLRRRTGGSDAGWHLKLPVGPGVRDEIRAPLSDTVPEELAGLVRSRVREGRLVAVVRLRSARDVRDLLDADGRPLAEASVDTVRAQRLFGGEGTAQWTEIEVELADGGDPAFLDTVEKRLRKAGVQPAKSASKLARALAETKGGRPRPKDRGPAEPVTAGDHVLAYVRAQRDAIVDLDPAVRQDAEESVHDLRVATRRLRSTFRSFGKVLDRTVTDPIGVELKWLASELGVGRDQEVLSERLTAGLDELPGRLVSGPVRERLGTWTKAQYRGSRRRLLGVLDSERHLALLDALDALAAEPPLLKAAAGTPAKVLAKAVRKDFGKVSALVEEALAQPPGPERDLALHDARKKTKRTRYAAEAATPALGDPAKALAKSMKSLQSLLGEHQDSVMARETLRELSAVAHAAGESAFTYGLLYGHEERRAELAEGALPQAWERIGASMEV